TTGGTTCCAGTTATGACATTTGGTTGTTGTTGGAGTGTTCTCCTATTACGCTTCACATACAATGGCATGTTAATGAAAGCCATACGCTGTGAACGATCAGCGGTGGTGAGGCCCTTGAGCAGTGTCAAACCCTTGGGTACGTCGCCAATCAATGAATTATTTGAGAGATCCAAGTAGCGAAGGTGGACGAGCTCACGAATCCACGATGGGATGGTGCCAACTAACTGGTTGTTGGCAAGGCTGAGCGACTTGAGTTCGGTACAATCCGCGATGCTAATCGGGAGAGACCCACTCAAGTAGTTGGCCGCAAAGTCAATTGAAGCAAGAAGTGGCATGCCGGAGAAGTTGACACGAGCAATCGGACCAGACAAGGAGTTGTTCTGGAGGTTGAGCTCACGGAGAGATAATAATGATGACAGAGACGGCGGCAACGATCCAGAGAATCCATTGGAGTGCATGGACAAATGGATCAGCGACGTGAGGTCGTGAAACACGTCAGGGAGGCGGCCGGAGAAGCGGTTGACGGACAAGTCCAGCAAGGTGAGGTTCTTGAGCTCTTGGAGGTGCGTGCTCAACTGTCCAGTGAGCTGATTGGATTCGAAGGAGAGCTTCTGCAGCCCAACAAGGCTGAAGAGGGAGGTAGGGAGGGAGCCCGTGAAAGAGTTGGAGCCGAGGAAGAGCTCCTCCAGCTGCGCAAGGCCCCCCAGGGAGGCTCCTGGGACTGGCCCCGAGAGGCCATACCCTGGAAGCCGTAGCACCGTGACACGGCCTCTGCCGCCGTCACAGCCCACACCTTCCCAGCCACAGCACGACGCACCAGACCACGCGGCACGGAGAAGGGCGCCCCCGCCGCCGAGGTTCCCAGCAAAGCCCTGCAATGCACGGAGGTCGTCAGGGTGGCATGACTTGGCGTGCGCCGCCAGCAAAAGAAACACCAAGAAGAGGAGCAACAGCTGGCATTTAGCCATGGTGGTATGTAAATATGTGTGCACAAACGCAAGCACGCAGCAAGTGCTCTTGTCTCGGCACAAACTGCTTGGGTGGTGCATCTTATAGACTTGTTAACCATGCGCTGCAATTGTCGGTGGCCACAAGCCCACAATTGTTTTTTTTAATGAAATACACACTTGATAGAAACTTGAT
This region of Triticum urartu cultivar G1812 unplaced genomic scaffold, Tu2.1 TuUngrouped_contig_6265, whole genome shotgun sequence genomic DNA includes:
- the LOC125530363 gene encoding leucine-rich repeat receptor-like protein kinase PEPR1, which encodes MAKCQLLLLFLVFLLLAAHAKSCHPDDLRALQGFAGNLGGGGALLRAAWSGASCCGWEGVGCDGGRGRVTVLRLPGYGLSGPVPGASLGGLAQLEELFLGSNSFTGSLPTSLFSLVGLQKLSFESNQLTGQLSTHLQELKNLTLLDLSVNRFSGRLPDVFHDLTSLIHLSMHSNGFSGSLPPSLSSLLSLRELNLQNNSLSGPIARVNFSGMPLLASIDFAANYLSGSLPISIADCTELKSLSLANNQLVGTIPSWIRELVHLRYLDLSNNSLIGDVPKGLTLLKGLTTADRSQRMAFINMPLYVKRNRRTLQQQPNVITGTNNYVRSGDGNTVSGNDNTVISGNDNTVSGSDNTVRSGNKNVLTGSNHVVSGTNNVVSDNDHVVNGNNNVVSGGNNMVTGNNNVVSGSDHVVYGNNKVVSGG